One region of Mycolicibacterium insubricum genomic DNA includes:
- a CDS encoding DUF3090 domain-containing protein encodes MARAIHIFRTPDRFVAGTIGEPGNRTFYLQAVHESRVVSVLLEKQQVAVLAERIGALLVEVHRRFGAPLPPETDAVDDLSPLQTPVDVEFRVGTMGLGWDAEANSVVVELLAVTDNEFDASVVLEDTEDGPDAVRVFLSPESARQFASRSTRVISAGRAPCPLCDEPLDPAGHVCVRTNGYRREAFGAADDTAD; translated from the coding sequence ATGGCCCGCGCAATCCACATCTTCCGCACCCCCGATCGTTTCGTTGCCGGAACCATCGGCGAGCCGGGCAACCGCACCTTCTATCTGCAGGCCGTCCACGAATCCCGGGTGGTCTCGGTGCTGCTGGAAAAGCAGCAGGTCGCGGTGTTGGCCGAGCGGATCGGCGCGCTGCTGGTCGAGGTGCACCGCCGGTTCGGGGCCCCGTTGCCGCCGGAAACCGACGCGGTCGACGACCTCTCGCCGCTGCAGACGCCGGTCGACGTGGAGTTCCGGGTGGGCACCATGGGCCTGGGCTGGGATGCCGAGGCCAACTCGGTGGTGGTGGAACTGCTCGCGGTGACCGACAACGAATTCGACGCGTCGGTGGTGCTGGAGGACACCGAGGATGGTCCTGACGCCGTCCGGGTGTTCCTGTCCCCGGAATCGGCGCGGCAGTTCGCCAGCCGGTCGACCCGGGTGATCTCGGCTGGCCGCGCGCCGTGCCCGCTGTGCGACGAGCCGCTGGATCCGGCTGGACATGTCTGCGTGCGCACCAACGGGTACCGGCGCGAGGCGTTCGGGGCCGCCGATGACACCGCCGACTGA
- a CDS encoding histidine phosphatase family protein, producing MTVILLRHGRSTANTAHTLAGRSPGVDLDDTGREQAAGVVDRLAGLRIAALVRSPLLRCERTLEPLAAALGLEQVIDERLVEVDYGSWTGRTFTDLAGEPLWKVVQQQPSAAVFPDGEGLAEVQTRAVAAIREHDRRLAEGAGGDVLWLACTHGDVIKSVLADALGLHLDGFQRIVADPASMSVIRYTPVRPFVVHINHTGSALAAALSASVETPTGDAPVGGSTA from the coding sequence ATGACCGTCATCCTGTTGCGGCACGGCCGATCCACCGCCAACACCGCCCACACCCTGGCCGGACGCAGCCCCGGCGTCGACCTCGACGACACCGGCCGCGAGCAGGCGGCCGGCGTCGTCGACCGGCTCGCCGGGCTGCGGATTGCGGCGCTGGTCCGTTCCCCGTTGCTGCGCTGCGAACGCACGCTGGAACCGCTGGCCGCCGCCCTGGGGCTGGAGCAGGTCATCGACGAACGCCTGGTCGAGGTCGACTACGGCAGCTGGACCGGCCGCACCTTCACCGACCTGGCCGGCGAACCCCTGTGGAAGGTCGTGCAGCAGCAACCCAGCGCGGCGGTGTTCCCCGACGGCGAGGGACTGGCCGAGGTGCAGACCCGAGCGGTCGCGGCGATCCGGGAGCACGACCGGCGTCTGGCCGAGGGCGCCGGCGGCGACGTGCTCTGGCTGGCGTGCACGCACGGTGACGTCATCAAGTCGGTGCTCGCCGACGCGCTCGGCCTGCACCTGGACGGATTCCAGCGCATCGTGGCCGACCCGGCGTCGATGAGCGTCATCCGCTACACGCCGGTGCGACCGTTCGTCGTGCACATCAATCACACCGGGTCGGCGCTGGCCGCCGCCCTGTCGGCGTCCGTCGAGACGCCGACCGGCGACGCACCGGTCGGCGGTTCCACCGCCTGA
- a CDS encoding undecaprenyl-diphosphate phosphatase: MSWLQVVVLSVVQGLTEFLPVSSSGHLAITSRLFFSDDAGASFTAVSQLGTEIAVLAYFARDIVRIVRAWFDGLLIKTHRDNVDYRMGWLVIIGSIPIVVIGVVFQHFIRGDVRNLWVIATAMVAFSFVIAAAEYFGRQTRHAEDLTVRDGVAVGFAQCLALIPGVSRSGSTISAGLFLGMDRALAARFGFLLGIPAVFASGLHELPNAWKPVTEGMSATGPQLLVSVIITFVVGYAAISWLLRFVSNHSMYWFVGYRILLGTVVMALLGTGVLAAS; the protein is encoded by the coding sequence ATGTCGTGGCTTCAGGTCGTGGTGCTCTCCGTCGTACAGGGCCTGACCGAGTTCCTTCCGGTGTCCTCGTCGGGGCACTTGGCGATCACCTCGCGGCTGTTCTTCTCCGACGACGCCGGGGCGTCGTTTACCGCGGTGTCCCAGCTGGGCACCGAGATTGCCGTGCTGGCCTACTTCGCCCGCGACATCGTCCGGATCGTGCGGGCCTGGTTCGACGGCCTGCTGATCAAAACCCACCGCGACAACGTCGACTACCGGATGGGCTGGCTGGTCATCATCGGCAGCATCCCGATCGTGGTGATCGGCGTGGTCTTCCAGCACTTCATCCGTGGCGACGTGCGCAACCTATGGGTAATCGCGACAGCGATGGTGGCGTTCTCCTTCGTGATCGCCGCGGCGGAATACTTCGGCCGCCAGACCCGCCACGCCGAGGACCTCACCGTGCGCGACGGGGTGGCCGTCGGCTTCGCCCAGTGCCTGGCACTGATCCCCGGGGTATCCCGGTCCGGGTCGACGATCAGCGCCGGGCTGTTCCTGGGCATGGACCGGGCGCTGGCCGCCCGGTTCGGCTTCCTGCTCGGCATCCCCGCAGTCTTCGCCTCCGGCCTGCACGAACTGCCCAACGCCTGGAAACCGGTCACCGAAGGGATGAGCGCCACCGGCCCGCAGCTGCTGGTCTCGGTGATCATCACCTTCGTCGTCGGATACGCTGCGATCTCCTGGCTGCTGCGGTTCGTCAGCAACCACAGCATGTACTGGTTCGTCGGCTACCGGATCCTGCTGGGCACCGTGGTGATGGCCCTGTTGGGCACCGGCGTGCTGGCGGCGTCGTGA